Genomic DNA from Acuticoccus sp. MNP-M23:
GCGGCCGACGCACTGATTCGCGCGGCGGACGCCTCCGGCGCAGTCCTGCAGATCGGGCACATCGAGCGCTTTTCGGCAGCCTTCGAAGCGCTGGCCAAAAATGCCGGCCCCGTTCGCCACATTGCAGCGCGCAGGCACAACCCGCCCCGGCCGGTTGCCCCCACCGTCGACGTCGTGCTCGACCTGATGATCCACGACATCGACCTCTGCCTTACGCTTGCCGGCGCTCCGGTCACGTCCGTCGAGGCGTTCGCGCCGGATGGCACGGGCCATGAGGCCGCCATCGCCCGCCTCGTTTTTGCCAACGGCGCGGTCGCCGACATTTCCGCCAGCCGCCTTGCCCCTGTGGTGGAGCGCACGCTGGACGTTCACGACAACGCCGGCGTGCTGCACGCCGACCTTGTCGCCAAAGCCGTCGTCCGCACCACGGGCAGCGACGTCACCCCCATCGAACTCGGCCCGGAGCGGGACAGCCTCGCCACCGAACTTGCCGAATTTCTGAATGCCATCGCCACCGGCTCCAGGCCGCGTGTGGATGGCGCAGCCGCTTCGGCGGCCCTCGCCGTCGCGATCCGCATTCGCGACGCCCTGTCCCGTCAACGCCTGTCGTTGTCTGCATAAAGGTTGAAGATGTCAGTCTCCGCTCTCCGGGCCCCCGTTGCCACCCAGCAGCCGATCCCGCTCTTCGACCTGAAGCGCCAGCAGGCCCGCCTCCGCCACGACATCGACCGGCGCCTCGCCAAGGTGCTCGACCACGGCCAGTTCATCCTCGGCCCGGAAGTGACCGAGCTTGAGGAGTCGATCGCCGCCTTCTCCGGCGTTGCCCACGGCATCGGCGTGTCTTCCGGCCGCGATGCGCTGATCATGGCGCTGATGGCCATGGGCGTCGGCCCCGGCGATGCGGTGATCGTCCCCGCCTTCACCTTCTCGGCGACCGCCGCGGTGGTGTCGTCCGTCGGCGCCACGCCCGTTTTCGTCGACGTCGACCCCGCCACCTACAACATGGACCCGCACGCCATTGCGCCGGCCATCGAGAGCGCGCGTACCCGCGGCCTCGACCCCAAGGTGGTGATGCCGGTGGACCTCTTCGGCCTTCCCGCCGACTACGCCGCCATCAAGCAGGTGACTGACGCCTACGGCGTGCGCATCGTCGCCGATGCGGCGCAGAGCTTTGGCGGCCGGATCGGCGATGCGCGGGTTGGCGGGCTTGCGCCGATCTCCTGCGTCAGCTTCTACCCGACCAAGCCGCTGGGTGCGTTCGGTGACGGCGGCGGCCTCCTCACCGACGACGACGAGCTGGCCGAAACCGTGCGCCAGATCCGCACCCACGGCCGCCAGGGCGACGGCGACGAGGCCATGCGCATCGGGATGACCGGCCGCCTCGACACCATGCAGGCGGCAATTCTTCTGGCGAAGCTCTCCGTCTTCAAGGCCGAGCTGAACCGCCGCGCCGAGATTGCCGCACTTTACAACAAGCTGCTGGACGGCGTGTGCACGCTGCCCCCCGCGGATGGCGTTTCCCGCTCCGCCTATGCGCTTTACACCGTGCGCCTGAAAAACCGCGACGGCGCCCGCGATGCGCTGGCCGCCCGCCAGATCGGCGCCGGCCTCTTCTACCGCGTGCCGCTCCACAAGCACCCCGCCTTCGCCGCCAC
This window encodes:
- a CDS encoding Gfo/Idh/MocA family oxidoreductase, whose amino-acid sequence is MKKVNMAVIGVGAFGRHHARHLSANPAIETLTIVDRDIERARAVAGPLGAEAAASVSDLALDAAVVTVPTEAHAAVAGPLLERGVHVFIEKPIADTGVAADALIRAADASGAVLQIGHIERFSAAFEALAKNAGPVRHIAARRHNPPRPVAPTVDVVLDLMIHDIDLCLTLAGAPVTSVEAFAPDGTGHEAAIARLVFANGAVADISASRLAPVVERTLDVHDNAGVLHADLVAKAVVRTTGSDVTPIELGPERDSLATELAEFLNAIATGSRPRVDGAAASAALAVAIRIRDALSRQRLSLSA
- a CDS encoding DegT/DnrJ/EryC1/StrS family aminotransferase; this encodes MSVSALRAPVATQQPIPLFDLKRQQARLRHDIDRRLAKVLDHGQFILGPEVTELEESIAAFSGVAHGIGVSSGRDALIMALMAMGVGPGDAVIVPAFTFSATAAVVSSVGATPVFVDVDPATYNMDPHAIAPAIESARTRGLDPKVVMPVDLFGLPADYAAIKQVTDAYGVRIVADAAQSFGGRIGDARVGGLAPISCVSFYPTKPLGAFGDGGGLLTDDDELAETVRQIRTHGRQGDGDEAMRIGMTGRLDTMQAAILLAKLSVFKAELNRRAEIAALYNKLLDGVCTLPPADGVSRSAYALYTVRLKNRDGARDALAARQIGAGLFYRVPLHKHPAFAATLAGDEKLGVAEMLSREVLSLPMGPDITDDEVHMVADTLVEFVHGNAGQPAAA